In one Vulgatibacter incomptus genomic region, the following are encoded:
- a CDS encoding dioxygenase yields the protein MDAPGIEEGTSEPVQAGDGSPEGVTRRALEAYETIRDARVKHLVQGLIEHLHACVGELRPTDEEWEFAWRFMERMAQMTSPERNEFLLLADVLGVSQLIEALAHQGPAEVGSALLGPFYRHGAPNRGRGASIASDDTPGDRVRVTGRVFDWKTKQPIAGAIIEAWQASTEGLYENQDPNQPDFNLRGRFRTDEDGTFELTALLPVPYPIPTDGPVGELLRTAGRSAHRPAHIHVIVMAPGHRTFVTQLFREGDPYLAIDPTFTATRENVRHFEHADDEWRLHVDFPMRKGKERLPEAPIPKRRLPKEEVAQHFVGTWRLVDALRTYDDGATPTHVYGEKPIGYIHYDDAGMMSVQLGPRERRSDSDYHAYFGRYEVDADRDLVRHMVEGQTPAGRYPKVLERHFRFSGDLLHLQPVDDPKREIVWQRVER from the coding sequence ATGGACGCGCCAGGCATCGAAGAGGGAACGAGCGAGCCGGTCCAGGCAGGGGACGGCTCGCCCGAAGGCGTCACACGCCGAGCGCTCGAGGCCTACGAGACCATCCGGGACGCCCGGGTGAAGCACCTGGTCCAAGGGCTGATCGAGCACCTCCACGCCTGCGTCGGTGAGCTCAGGCCCACCGACGAGGAGTGGGAGTTCGCCTGGCGCTTCATGGAGCGCATGGCGCAGATGACCAGCCCGGAGCGCAACGAGTTCCTTCTCCTCGCCGACGTGCTCGGGGTGAGCCAGCTCATCGAAGCGCTCGCACATCAGGGGCCGGCCGAGGTCGGCTCCGCGCTCCTGGGCCCCTTCTATCGACATGGCGCGCCGAACCGCGGCCGCGGCGCTTCGATCGCGAGCGACGACACGCCGGGCGACCGGGTCCGCGTCACCGGCCGGGTCTTCGACTGGAAGACGAAGCAGCCGATCGCGGGAGCGATCATCGAGGCCTGGCAAGCGTCGACGGAGGGGCTCTACGAGAATCAAGATCCGAACCAGCCGGACTTCAATCTCAGAGGGCGGTTCCGTACCGATGAGGACGGAACGTTCGAGCTGACCGCGCTCCTGCCGGTGCCGTATCCGATCCCGACCGACGGCCCCGTCGGCGAGCTCCTGCGCACGGCAGGCCGCTCGGCACATCGTCCCGCGCACATTCACGTCATCGTCATGGCGCCAGGCCATCGAACGTTCGTGACCCAGCTGTTCCGCGAGGGCGATCCCTACCTCGCCATCGACCCCACCTTCACCGCCACGCGCGAAAACGTTCGACACTTCGAGCACGCCGACGACGAGTGGAGGCTACACGTCGACTTTCCGATGAGGAAAGGGAAGGAGCGGCTTCCGGAGGCGCCCATCCCGAAGCGACGGCTGCCGAAGGAAGAGGTGGCGCAGCACTTCGTCGGGACCTGGCGTCTCGTCGACGCGCTTCGGACCTACGACGACGGCGCAACACCGACGCACGTCTACGGCGAGAAGCCGATCGGCTATATCCACTACGACGATGCCGGGATGATGTCCGTGCAGCTCGGTCCGCGGGAGCGACGTTCCGATTCCGACTATCACGCCTACTTCGGCAGGTACGAGGTCGACGCTGACCGCGACCTCGTTCGCCACATGGTCGAGGGACAAACGCCGGCTGGGCGATATCCGAAGGTTCTGGAGCGCCACTTCCGCTTCTCGGGGGACCTCCTCCATCTACAGCCCGTCGACGATCCGAAGCGCGAGATCGTCTGGCAGCGGGTGGAGCGCTGA
- a CDS encoding penicillin-binding protein 1A — MADAGMGPTRPQGESSAPEPAPSAKSKKTKKKAGLLRWLVRLTLAGFFLVLVAGAGAAYWGYREYGRDVPPVPRLDQWHPPILSEAFATDEVLIAEFFKERRKVVSYERIPKKLIQAFIAAEDGKFFDHPGFDVEGIAGAAFKMVTSGRVRGGGSTLTQQTAKALLISAEGYEKGREKTIRRKVKELLLALELEEKFSKEEILWLYLNNVYLGHHSYGVQSAAENYFRKNVEDLTLPEMALIAGLPQAPSRYSPFVYPERAAERRKYVLRRMFEEGMISQAQRDEAQAQPVKVHHVEDVFGDTAPFFAEHVRRDVVDRYGNQRMLNEGLKIWSSMNSENQRFAQNAMLKGLHFVDHRQGYYGPLDNVPKAEWPKRFAGFDEVLDKRGGAKLERDRLYVGIVTEVGPKLATVKLGTKLTAELPLAAARWARKPNSEAYFPSALISSLKDALSVGDLLIVRGSTWRDIGMDSEQPALKKTYGADGLFLALEQEPKLQGATVSLDPWSGYVVAMIGGYDFDASEFNRAFQSCRQPGSAFKPIVYSGNLELGKDTTDPTKTRPFTAASILIDAPIVADDPANQNRWKPQNYGLDFQGEVTAAHALVNSMNVPAVKALENLGVRATVDWANKIGITSKLNEDFSIALGSSCVTLWDLAKVYSTFDRLGTKPRTTFLRRVEDRFGRTLEDHTWYADGWAPLGDRILAGYAELGYEPERLITPETAYITTELLHQVTLFGTAARSGYLNNKWPIAGKTGTTNDSFDAWFMGFSRDLVAGVWVGYDRYDSSPMGRYENGGRAALPIWTEYMENALDGRPGRNWPVPAGISFASVDVRSGRPASGPGARVLPFKVGTAPTKESSHSGGTVDPDLFMMEH, encoded by the coding sequence ATGGCAGACGCTGGCATGGGCCCCACGAGGCCCCAGGGTGAATCCTCGGCTCCGGAGCCCGCTCCGAGCGCCAAGTCGAAGAAGACGAAGAAGAAGGCGGGCCTGCTTCGCTGGCTGGTCCGGCTCACGCTCGCGGGCTTCTTCCTGGTGCTCGTCGCCGGCGCCGGCGCCGCGTACTGGGGCTACCGGGAGTACGGCAGGGACGTACCCCCGGTGCCGCGCCTCGATCAGTGGCACCCGCCGATCCTCTCGGAGGCCTTCGCCACCGACGAGGTGCTGATCGCCGAGTTCTTCAAGGAGCGGCGCAAGGTCGTCTCCTACGAGCGGATCCCGAAGAAGCTCATCCAGGCCTTCATCGCGGCCGAAGACGGCAAGTTCTTCGACCACCCCGGCTTCGACGTCGAGGGGATCGCGGGCGCCGCCTTCAAGATGGTCACGTCGGGGCGGGTCCGCGGCGGCGGTTCGACCCTCACCCAGCAGACCGCGAAGGCCCTCCTGATCTCGGCCGAGGGCTACGAGAAGGGCCGCGAAAAGACGATCCGGCGCAAGGTGAAGGAGCTGCTCCTGGCGCTGGAGCTGGAGGAGAAGTTCTCCAAGGAGGAGATCCTCTGGCTCTACCTGAACAACGTCTACCTCGGCCACCACAGCTACGGCGTCCAGTCGGCGGCGGAGAACTACTTCCGCAAGAACGTCGAGGACCTCACCCTGCCGGAGATGGCCCTGATCGCCGGGCTCCCCCAGGCGCCGTCCCGGTACTCGCCCTTCGTCTATCCCGAGCGCGCCGCCGAGAGGCGCAAGTACGTGCTCCGGCGGATGTTCGAAGAGGGGATGATCTCCCAGGCCCAGCGGGACGAGGCCCAGGCGCAGCCGGTGAAGGTCCACCACGTGGAGGACGTCTTCGGCGACACCGCGCCGTTCTTCGCCGAGCACGTCCGCCGCGACGTCGTCGATCGCTACGGCAACCAGCGGATGCTCAACGAGGGCCTGAAGATCTGGTCCTCGATGAACAGCGAGAACCAGCGCTTCGCCCAGAACGCGATGCTCAAGGGGCTCCACTTCGTCGATCACCGGCAGGGCTACTACGGGCCGCTGGACAACGTGCCGAAGGCCGAGTGGCCGAAGCGGTTCGCGGGCTTCGACGAGGTCCTCGACAAGCGGGGCGGCGCGAAGCTCGAGCGCGATCGCCTCTACGTCGGCATCGTCACCGAGGTGGGGCCGAAGCTCGCCACCGTGAAGCTGGGGACGAAGCTGACGGCGGAGCTCCCGCTGGCCGCGGCCCGCTGGGCGCGCAAGCCCAACTCCGAGGCGTACTTCCCGTCGGCGCTGATCTCCTCGCTCAAGGACGCCCTCTCGGTCGGCGACCTCCTCATCGTCCGCGGCTCCACGTGGCGTGACATCGGCATGGACTCCGAGCAGCCCGCGCTGAAGAAGACCTACGGCGCCGACGGCCTCTTCCTCGCCCTGGAGCAGGAGCCCAAGCTCCAGGGGGCGACCGTCTCGCTCGATCCGTGGAGCGGCTACGTGGTCGCGATGATCGGCGGCTACGACTTCGACGCCTCCGAGTTCAACCGCGCGTTCCAGTCCTGCCGTCAGCCCGGCTCGGCGTTCAAGCCGATCGTCTACTCGGGCAACCTCGAGCTGGGCAAGGACACCACCGATCCCACCAAGACGCGGCCGTTCACCGCCGCGTCGATCCTCATCGACGCGCCGATCGTCGCCGACGATCCCGCGAACCAGAACCGCTGGAAGCCCCAGAACTACGGCCTCGACTTCCAGGGCGAGGTCACGGCGGCCCACGCGCTGGTCAACTCGATGAACGTCCCGGCGGTGAAGGCGCTCGAGAACCTCGGCGTTCGCGCCACCGTCGACTGGGCGAACAAGATCGGGATCACCAGCAAGCTCAACGAGGACTTCTCGATCGCGCTCGGCTCTTCGTGCGTGACGCTCTGGGATCTCGCGAAGGTCTACTCCACCTTCGATCGCCTCGGGACCAAGCCCCGGACCACCTTCCTGCGGAGGGTGGAGGATCGCTTCGGGCGTACCCTCGAGGACCACACCTGGTACGCCGACGGATGGGCGCCGCTGGGCGACCGGATCCTCGCAGGCTACGCCGAGCTCGGCTACGAGCCCGAGCGGCTGATCACGCCCGAGACCGCCTACATCACCACCGAGCTCCTCCACCAGGTGACGCTCTTCGGCACCGCGGCCCGCTCCGGCTACCTGAACAACAAGTGGCCGATCGCGGGGAAGACCGGCACCACCAACGACTCCTTCGACGCGTGGTTCATGGGCTTCTCACGCGATCTCGTGGCGGGGGTCTGGGTCGGCTACGACCGCTACGACTCGTCCCCGATGGGCCGCTACGAGAACGGCGGCCGGGCGGCGCTGCCGATCTGGACCGAGTACATGGAGAACGCGCTCGACGGCAGGCCGGGCAGGAACTGGCCGGTCCCTGCGGGCATCAGCTTCGCCTCCGTCGACGTCCGCAGCGGGAGGCCGGCCTCCGGCCCCGGCGCGAGGGTCCTGCCGTTCAAGGTCGGCACCGCGCCCACGAAGGAGTCGTCGCATTCGGGCGGCACCGTCGACCCCGACCTCTTCATGATGGAGCACTGA
- a CDS encoding DNA-methyltransferase, which yields MTTGRVVFGDNLEVLAGLPSESVDLVYIDPPFNTGRVQSRRTLSAIRTETGGRAGFHGRRYQTVERETRSFPDRFDDYLGFLEPRIVEARRVLKRTGSFYFHVDYREVHYCKVLIDSIFGRSCFLNEIVWAYDYGARTRKRWPAKHDNILFYAKNAKAYLFNADEIDRIPYMAPGLVGPEKAARGKLPTDTWWHTIVSPTGREKLGYPTQKPLGILSRIVKASSPPGGLVLDFFAGSGTTGEAALKAGRRFLLVDHNPEAIEVMKRRFAGAPEVVFEGSGVVPGTAVL from the coding sequence GTGACGACGGGCCGGGTCGTCTTCGGGGACAACCTGGAGGTGCTGGCCGGGTTGCCGTCCGAGTCGGTCGACCTCGTCTACATCGACCCGCCGTTCAACACGGGCCGAGTCCAGTCCCGCAGGACGCTCTCGGCCATCCGCACGGAGACCGGCGGCAGGGCGGGCTTCCACGGCCGGCGCTACCAGACGGTCGAGCGCGAGACCCGCTCCTTCCCCGACCGCTTCGACGACTACCTGGGTTTCCTCGAGCCCCGGATCGTCGAGGCGCGCCGCGTGCTCAAGCGCACGGGGAGCTTCTACTTCCACGTCGACTACCGCGAGGTGCACTACTGCAAGGTGCTGATCGACTCGATCTTCGGGAGGTCGTGCTTCCTGAACGAGATCGTCTGGGCCTACGACTACGGCGCCCGGACGCGGAAGCGGTGGCCCGCCAAGCACGACAACATCCTCTTCTACGCGAAGAACGCGAAGGCCTACCTCTTCAACGCCGACGAGATCGACCGGATCCCCTACATGGCGCCGGGCCTCGTCGGCCCCGAGAAGGCCGCCAGGGGCAAGCTCCCCACCGACACCTGGTGGCACACGATCGTCAGCCCCACGGGCAGGGAGAAGCTGGGCTATCCCACACAGAAGCCCCTCGGGATCCTGAGCCGGATCGTGAAGGCGTCCTCGCCGCCAGGGGGGCTGGTCCTGGACTTCTTCGCTGGGAGCGGCACCACCGGTGAGGCCGCCCTGAAGGCGGGGAGGCGGTTCCTCCTCGTCGATCACAACCCGGAGGCGATTGAGGTGATGAAGCGCCGCTTCGCAGGGGCGCCCGAGGTGGTCTTCGAGGGATCCGGCGTTGTGCCTGGGACGGCGGTGCTCTAG
- a CDS encoding RluA family pseudouridine synthase, translating to MFEQTISEDEAGQRIDKLARRLLAEVPLSGIFKMIRTKRIRVNGKRTQNDYLLQAGDVVEFRVVQPGPSGVPLPPKPRVHKLPEVPILYEDDSVLAVDKPGGMAVHPGSGIKGGTLVDWARHYLQVDEEQKEFKPSPAHRLDRETSGVILVAKKRKAMVRLTEIFTEGAAHKRYLALVKGRMPRPKGTIDLPLAEHQQTARSRAERGVNMQPAVTHFRVLASGAGVSLLECTIETGRTHQIRRHLAAIGHPVAGDSRYGDFPFNREVAKGWGLDRQFLHARRLELEHPVTGNPLVVQAPLPRELAQVLHAAGIAWTLPKDSDQGEKA from the coding sequence GTGTTCGAACAGACGATCTCCGAGGACGAAGCAGGGCAGCGGATCGACAAGCTGGCGAGGCGCCTGCTGGCCGAGGTCCCCTTGAGCGGCATCTTCAAGATGATCCGCACCAAGCGGATCCGGGTGAACGGCAAGCGGACCCAGAACGACTACCTGCTCCAGGCGGGAGACGTGGTGGAGTTCCGGGTGGTCCAGCCCGGACCGTCGGGCGTGCCGCTCCCGCCGAAGCCCCGCGTCCACAAGCTGCCCGAGGTGCCGATCCTCTACGAGGACGACTCCGTGCTCGCGGTGGACAAGCCGGGCGGGATGGCGGTCCATCCGGGATCCGGGATCAAGGGCGGGACCCTGGTGGACTGGGCTCGCCACTACCTCCAGGTCGACGAGGAGCAGAAGGAGTTCAAGCCCAGCCCGGCGCACCGCCTCGACCGCGAGACCTCCGGCGTGATCCTCGTCGCCAAGAAGCGCAAGGCGATGGTGCGGCTCACGGAGATCTTCACGGAAGGTGCGGCGCACAAGCGCTACCTCGCCCTCGTGAAGGGCCGGATGCCCCGGCCGAAGGGCACGATCGATCTGCCCCTCGCCGAGCACCAGCAGACCGCGCGCTCGCGGGCCGAGAGGGGCGTAAACATGCAGCCCGCCGTCACGCACTTCCGCGTGCTCGCGAGCGGCGCCGGCGTGAGCCTCCTCGAGTGCACAATCGAGACGGGCCGCACCCACCAGATCCGCCGCCACCTCGCCGCCATCGGCCATCCGGTGGCTGGCGACTCGCGCTACGGGGACTTCCCGTTCAACCGCGAGGTGGCGAAGGGCTGGGGGCTCGACCGGCAGTTCCTCCATGCCCGAAGGCTGGAGCTGGAGCATCCCGTCACCGGCAATCCCCTCGTCGTGCAGGCGCCGCTGCCCAGGGAGCTCGCTCAGGTCCTCCACGCCGCGGGGATCGCGTGGACGCTGCCGAAGGACTCGGACCAAGGGGAAAAGGCGTGA
- a CDS encoding MbcA/ParS/Xre antitoxin family protein translates to MTENPQRDAASEASVLTQAVLRAAAIFGLSQKELAAIVGLSPATLSRVASGTSQLRVESKEGELGILFVRIFRSLDALVGGAKDACRAWLMAYNHHLHGVPLELMQSVRGIVDVAEYLDAIRGRA, encoded by the coding sequence ATGACCGAGAATCCCCAGCGCGATGCGGCTTCCGAGGCGTCCGTGTTGACCCAGGCCGTCCTGCGGGCTGCCGCGATCTTCGGGCTCTCCCAGAAGGAGCTCGCGGCGATCGTGGGCTTGAGCCCGGCGACCCTCTCGCGCGTCGCTTCGGGCACGAGCCAGCTCCGCGTCGAGAGCAAGGAGGGCGAGCTCGGGATCCTCTTCGTACGAATCTTCCGAAGCCTCGATGCCCTCGTCGGCGGAGCAAAGGACGCCTGCCGTGCGTGGCTGATGGCCTACAACCACCACCTCCACGGCGTCCCGCTGGAGCTGATGCAGAGCGTGAGGGGGATCGTCGATGTCGCCGAATATCTCGACGCGATCCGCGGAAGGGCCTGA
- a CDS encoding RES family NAD+ phosphorylase, translating to MPWRVVEAQHVVSTRKLVDSDADQQLLEELIERHKPPVPREEGFDGLHFLLFSSFRYPPLRHGSRFGSRFEPSLWYGSEELRTAFAEVAFYRLRFLEGTEAKLDPLMVELSSFQVRVRSRLAADLTAGTFLARAAELCSKVSYAASQALGRELREAGAEMIRYASARDERGAANVALFTPRAFAEKRPRTPQTWLCVATRERIELSRKDYFVREVYAFPRSQFEVDGGLPSPSA from the coding sequence GTGCCCTGGCGCGTGGTCGAAGCCCAGCACGTCGTCTCCACGCGGAAGCTGGTCGACTCCGACGCCGACCAGCAGCTCCTCGAGGAGCTGATCGAGAGGCACAAGCCGCCGGTCCCTCGCGAGGAGGGCTTCGACGGCCTCCACTTCCTCCTCTTCTCCTCCTTCCGCTACCCGCCGCTGCGGCACGGCTCCCGCTTTGGGAGCCGCTTCGAGCCCTCGCTCTGGTACGGCTCCGAAGAGCTCCGCACGGCGTTCGCCGAGGTCGCCTTCTACCGGCTGCGCTTCCTCGAGGGGACCGAAGCGAAGCTGGATCCGCTCATGGTCGAGCTCTCCTCGTTCCAGGTGAGGGTGCGCTCGAGGCTCGCCGCCGATCTCACCGCCGGAACCTTCCTCGCGCGGGCGGCCGAGCTCTGCTCGAAGGTGAGCTACGCCGCCAGCCAGGCCCTGGGGCGTGAGCTTCGCGAGGCCGGCGCGGAGATGATCCGCTACGCGTCGGCCCGAGACGAGCGAGGCGCGGCCAACGTGGCCCTCTTCACGCCCAGGGCCTTCGCGGAGAAGCGCCCGCGTACGCCGCAGACCTGGCTCTGCGTCGCGACGCGCGAGCGCATCGAGCTCTCCCGTAAGGACTACTTCGTCCGCGAGGTCTACGCCTTCCCCAGGAGCCAGTTCGAGGTGGACGGCGGCCTCCCGTCGCCGAGCGCTTGA
- a CDS encoding acetyl-CoA hydrolase/transferase family protein yields MHRFVTAEEAVSLIESGNRVFVHGVSATPRRLIEAMTARSGELRDVEIVHLHTEGPAPYADPACAGSFRVNALFVGANVRQAVQEGRADYLPVFLSEVPRLFRDGVLPLDVALVHVSPPDKHGYCSLGTSVDAAVAAVRAARIVIAQCNPNMPRTHGDGLIHVRRIDRLVAVEDPLPEAHPRPSTEVEVAIGRHVAGLVEDGATLQLGIGAIPDAVLASLVNHRDLGIHSEMFSDGVVDLVERGVITGANKKVHRGKIVSGFVNGTRRLYDFVDDNPLVAMLDIGYVNDTSVIRKNPKVTAINSALEVDLTGQVCADSIGEKQYSGVGGQMDFIRGAALSEGGKPIIALPSVTRTGRSRIVPFLAQGAGVVTTRAHLHYVVTEHGVASLYGKNLRQRAHALAAVAHPDHGEALLREAHRRFGS; encoded by the coding sequence ATGCATCGTTTCGTCACGGCGGAAGAAGCCGTCTCGCTCATCGAATCCGGCAACCGGGTCTTCGTCCACGGTGTCTCTGCGACGCCCCGGCGGCTCATCGAGGCCATGACCGCGCGGTCTGGCGAGCTGCGCGACGTCGAGATCGTGCACCTCCACACCGAGGGGCCGGCGCCGTACGCGGATCCCGCCTGCGCCGGCAGCTTCCGGGTGAACGCCCTCTTCGTCGGGGCGAACGTGCGGCAGGCCGTCCAGGAGGGGAGGGCCGACTACCTGCCGGTCTTCCTCAGCGAGGTGCCTCGCCTCTTCCGCGACGGCGTCCTCCCCCTCGACGTGGCCCTCGTCCACGTCTCGCCGCCGGACAAGCACGGCTATTGCTCCCTCGGGACTTCGGTGGACGCGGCGGTGGCGGCGGTCCGGGCGGCCCGCATCGTGATCGCCCAGTGCAACCCGAACATGCCCCGGACCCACGGTGACGGGCTCATTCATGTCCGCCGGATCGACCGTCTGGTCGCCGTGGAGGATCCGCTGCCGGAGGCGCATCCGAGGCCCAGCACCGAGGTCGAGGTGGCGATCGGCCGGCACGTCGCCGGCCTGGTCGAGGACGGCGCCACGCTCCAGCTCGGCATCGGCGCGATCCCGGACGCCGTGCTCGCGAGCCTGGTGAACCATCGCGACCTGGGCATCCACTCGGAGATGTTCTCCGACGGCGTCGTGGATCTGGTGGAGCGCGGGGTGATCACGGGTGCCAACAAGAAGGTGCACCGCGGGAAGATCGTCTCCGGCTTCGTGAACGGGACGCGACGCCTCTACGACTTCGTCGACGACAACCCCCTCGTCGCGATGCTGGACATCGGCTACGTCAACGACACCTCGGTGATCCGGAAGAACCCCAAGGTGACCGCGATCAACAGCGCCCTCGAGGTCGACCTCACCGGCCAGGTCTGCGCCGACTCCATCGGCGAGAAGCAGTACTCGGGGGTCGGCGGGCAGATGGACTTCATCCGCGGCGCCGCGCTCTCCGAAGGGGGCAAGCCGATCATCGCGCTCCCCTCGGTGACCCGCACCGGCCGCTCGAGGATCGTTCCCTTCCTCGCGCAAGGGGCAGGGGTGGTCACCACGCGTGCGCACCTCCATTACGTCGTCACCGAGCACGGGGTGGCGAGCCTCTACGGCAAGAACCTCCGGCAGCGCGCCCACGCCCTCGCCGCAGTCGCGCACCCCGACCACGGGGAGGCGCTCCTCCGCGAGGCCCACCGCCGCTTCGGCTCGTAG
- a CDS encoding MBL fold metallo-hydrolase, which produces MSEVILSREGLRARSAPLWLDATRKTACSFVSHAHGDHIGRHLEAIGTPATLALMGHRLQGAKTVHRQVEYGRSFRIGPLELELFSAGHVLGSAQIRITVRGHRTVYTGDLNTAPSRTAAAVEVAACDTLVIESTFGHPRYRFPPRSEVEDRIAAFAGEVLDAGVTPVFFAYSLGKSQEAVKILGERGFKVRVHPEAWAICEIYSAHGVRFPNAAPLSPEAEAGEVIVAPPRTREFRAWNRRGPIRTCFLSGWAIDPGARYRSRVDAAIPLSDHADFDGLVDYAKATGASRVLTTHGSADDLARELRARGVDARAMNPSPQLELF; this is translated from the coding sequence ATGTCCGAGGTGATCCTCAGCCGGGAGGGCCTGCGCGCCCGCAGCGCGCCTCTCTGGCTCGACGCGACGCGGAAGACGGCCTGCTCCTTCGTGTCCCACGCCCACGGTGATCACATCGGCAGGCACCTCGAGGCAATCGGGACCCCCGCGACCCTCGCGCTGATGGGCCACCGGCTGCAGGGCGCGAAGACCGTCCATCGGCAGGTGGAGTACGGGCGGAGCTTTCGAATCGGGCCTCTCGAGCTCGAGCTCTTCTCCGCGGGCCACGTGCTAGGGAGCGCCCAGATCCGGATCACGGTCCGCGGCCACCGCACGGTCTACACCGGCGATCTGAACACGGCTCCGTCCCGAACCGCCGCCGCCGTCGAGGTGGCAGCGTGCGACACCCTCGTGATCGAGTCGACCTTCGGCCATCCCCGCTATCGCTTCCCGCCCAGGAGCGAGGTGGAGGATCGGATCGCCGCGTTCGCCGGGGAGGTGCTCGACGCAGGCGTGACGCCCGTCTTCTTCGCCTATTCCCTGGGCAAGTCGCAGGAGGCGGTGAAGATCCTCGGCGAGCGCGGCTTCAAGGTGCGAGTGCACCCGGAGGCCTGGGCGATCTGTGAGATCTACTCCGCACACGGCGTGCGCTTCCCGAACGCCGCCCCGCTCTCGCCGGAGGCGGAGGCGGGCGAGGTCATCGTGGCGCCGCCACGGACCAGGGAGTTTCGCGCCTGGAACCGCCGAGGTCCCATCCGCACCTGCTTCCTCAGCGGCTGGGCCATCGATCCGGGCGCGCGCTACCGCTCCCGCGTCGACGCTGCGATCCCGCTCTCGGATCACGCGGACTTCGACGGCCTCGTGGACTACGCGAAGGCCACCGGCGCCTCGAGGGTGCTCACCACCCATGGCAGCGCCGACGACCTCGCCCGGGAGCTCCGCGCCCGGGGCGTCGACGCGCGGGCCATGAACCCCAGCCCCCAGCTCGAGCTCTTCTGA
- a CDS encoding glutathione S-transferase family protein: MSNVELYSMSFCPFAQRARLMLRRKGVDFATHEIDVTKPRSASFLQINPEGKVPVIRHEGRVLNESSVICEYLEDAFPEPPTLPREPYTRALARIMVDHCNNQFVPLMYRLLMNQDRSADAKLIDQALATWRWVDELLSRHNPNGTFLDDRDGFSLAEINYAPFFQRYCLNEHYRGFRLPDEAGFARVRRFRDALLGDALVKETGMSDEDFIKLYFDYSLGFGNGSVPPGRERSSFDLSVPLAERPLPPAAPRAV, encoded by the coding sequence ATGTCGAACGTGGAGCTCTACAGCATGTCCTTCTGCCCCTTCGCGCAGCGCGCCCGGCTCATGCTGCGCCGCAAGGGCGTGGATTTCGCGACCCACGAGATCGACGTCACCAAGCCGAGGAGCGCGTCGTTCCTCCAGATCAATCCGGAGGGCAAGGTCCCCGTGATCCGCCACGAGGGCCGCGTGCTGAACGAGTCGAGCGTGATTTGCGAGTACCTCGAAGACGCCTTCCCCGAGCCGCCCACCCTCCCCCGCGAGCCCTACACGCGGGCCTTGGCGCGGATCATGGTCGACCACTGCAACAACCAGTTCGTGCCGCTCATGTACCGGCTGCTCATGAACCAGGACCGCTCCGCCGACGCGAAGCTCATCGACCAGGCGCTCGCCACCTGGAGGTGGGTGGACGAGCTCCTCAGCCGCCACAACCCGAACGGCACCTTCCTCGACGACCGGGACGGCTTCTCCCTGGCGGAGATCAACTACGCGCCGTTCTTCCAGCGGTATTGCCTGAACGAGCACTACCGGGGATTCCGGCTCCCCGACGAGGCCGGCTTCGCCCGCGTGCGCCGCTTCCGGGACGCGCTCCTCGGAGACGCCCTCGTCAAGGAGACGGGCATGTCGGACGAGGACTTCATCAAGCTCTACTTCGACTACTCGCTGGGCTTCGGAAACGGGAGCGTCCCGCCGGGCCGCGAGCGCAGCTCCTTCGACCTCTCCGTTCCCCTCGCGGAGCGACCGCTCCCGCCCGCCGCTCCCAGGGCCGTCTGA